In Poecile atricapillus isolate bPoeAtr1 chromosome 16, bPoeAtr1.hap1, whole genome shotgun sequence, the DNA window gacagggtggcctTGGAGATCCCCCAGAGATGTGGGTTTCACTGGTGGGAACTGGATCATGTCGGTGGGGACTGGGTGGCCCTGGAGGTCCCTCAGGGATATGGGCACcaccagctggagctggagcatctgggtgggaatgggtggccccaggggacacagagcacaGTGTCACTCACGTGGCTTGGGCTTGAGGAAGCCATTGCTCACGTCATCgcaggtgacagggacacactCGCCACTCTCCTCCCTGTAGATGTCGAACTCCCCGGCCAGCGTGTGGATCACCACGGGCAGGTCCCGCTCCCGCACCTGCTCCAGGGCGTGGGATCAGGGCCTGCAGTGCCACCCCTCCCGCAGGGCACACAGGGACCGTCACTCACCAGGATGAAGTCGGTCTGGTACGTGGAGAGCATCAGCACCGAGACGTGGTGCTCGGCCAGCGGCGCGATGACGGAGCGCGCGATCTTGGTGACACCGGTGGCCTGGCAGCCGGGGGCCTCCCGCCCGTTGGAGACGACGCTGAGCACCAGCCACGTGGAATCTGCCACCTGCATGAACTCGGAGGGCGGCAGCTCTgcaagggacaagggacactgaggcaggcGGCTCCACAGGGCTCGGCACAGAGGCGGTGCCAGCTCGGGCACTGCGTGTCACGCTGTCCCCCGGATGATGAGAGGACCCAAGGCAGGATCAGTGGcaggtgtggggacactggTTTGGGGGTGCAGATGAGCCCCACCCACAGGGGGAAGGAGCCAGACGGGGCTCAGCTGCTCCACAATGGGATTTGACCATAGGGATTGAGGGGGGCCAAGGCCACAGCTCCCCCAAACCCCGAGATGTGTCtctcctccctgtgccagcaccccAGGCTGGGTACATGGAGATGTTGGcactgcaccccaaaaacatcaccACCagggccctggggctgcccagctCGTCCTCTGCCCCtcaggagcccccagcccagcttccACCACCAGAGATGCACACGGGGCACTGGAGGAGACAAGGGGAGGGTCCTCCTTctgtcctgggggtcccagcaccTGGTGCCAGCCCGGTGGAGAGAGCCCAGGCTGGCAGAGGGCCACAGCTGCCTCCCAAAAATCTGCTGGTGTTGGCAGGGTGGGCACatgccagctgctcctgcctcccacCCCCCTCGTTGCCACCCTCCTGCCCAGGAGAGGGGCTGGCACCACTCAGCCAGGCTGTCCCCTCCTCTCTGGGCTCCCTTTCCCAGCGAGGGACGGGCCAGGGCACCCAAGGAGTCTCCAATCCACTCGTCCCATCCAGGAAAGGTGGGAGCAGCTCCACGGGAGATCACACAAGCCCCGGCCCTTCGGTGGGCACCGAGTGCCCAAGCCCCGCTGAGACCCCGAACTCATCACACCAGTGGTGGAGGCGGAGGTCGCACGGGGGAGGGTCCCCACCCAGGGAGGGGGACCCCAGCAGGGGACAGGCTCTGTACCCCTCTCCCAAACCCGGCCCGGGGCagggcgggagcggggccggatCCAGGGCCTCGGCGGGTGTTCCCAGCGCCGGTTCCTGTGCAGGAAGCGCCAGAACAGCCTCGGCTCGGGCCCAGGGCCCAGTGCTGGGAACAGGGAGGCGGGACAGGGACTCGGGGACATGGGGACCTGTCCCAGAGCTCCGTGTTTAATTGCTTTTCAACACCACCCTGGGCGAGGCTGAATGCAAGGGGACCCAtctgtccccgtgtcacccAGCCCAAGGTTTAACCCTGATCCCCAGGGGAAGAGGGGGTGCAGCTCTCCTCGGCTGGGGGTCCCCCTCCAGCCCGGCAGCGGGGGGACAGCGGCAGCCCCAGCCAAGGGGGGCTCACAGGGCACTGCGGGGCCGCGGGCTCGCAGCACCATTGTTCAGCACTTCCCGCCCTCCCCTCGGGATTGAGGAATATTTGTCCGAAGGCCCCGAAATAAAACAATACATGGGGAACAGCTCTGGCTCCGGGAGAGCCCGGACGCGGTCCCGTCCCACAGCAAAAGGAGGTGAGCCTGCGACCTGGCCCCGAGTGCCCGTGGCCGGAGCACTGACCCTCGTTCCTTGGGTCACGGCCAAGGATCCGCTGCGCCCGGTTCCTGCGGGCTCGGCAGGAAGGTTTGGGCGTGGGAAGCCGGGCCGGGATCCGGACCCTCCGGCTCAGCCCGCTGGGCCGGTACCCCCGGCAGGACCGGTGCTGAGGGTGATGCACGGCACACGCCGGGGCATCAGCGGTGGGGACGTCACCAAATGACACATCCCCGGGAGAGAGACTGGCTTGGAAGGGATCAAACctccccaggacaccccaaaacctggaCCCCGCTGCCGGACAGGGCTcacccctgccagccctgctggccctgTGCTTTGCCCTGCTCTGCCAAAGCTCCAGCTGGCGCTCACCGGGCAGAGGGACGGGATGAAATTAGACACGGGAATGATGACAGGAGGGCTGCCAGAGCCTGGAGCGCTGCCCGCAGCCATCCCGGGAGGTCCCTGCGCCCTGCTTCGGGCTGGCACCGGGCTCTCCGCAGCTCTGCCCGGGATGAGCGAGGGCAGCCACGCCGGGAGAGCCTCTGCCGGGCAAGCCGGTACATCCCCGGCGCAGGCGCCGAGGGGACGGGATGGGCACGTTCCGAGGGAGCCGAGCACAAGCCGGGACTCGCTCCCTGCGGCCCAGGCGTGGAGCCGGGCTGGGGACGcgcacagctcctgcctgcgGTGCCAGCCCGCCCTGCCAGGAGGCCACCGCTCGGTACCTTTGAAGCCCTCCTCGTCCAGCATGACCGTGTAGTCCTCGGGGGTCTCCGTCAGACTGAAGAACTTGCATCTGAAGGAGAAGAAATCGGTGCTGCTGATCCCAAAACCGCCGCCGTTTCCCGGGGCCGGGAGTcggggaaaggagaaggaggaggaggaggaggaggaggaggaggaggaggagggtggtgGGGGAAAAAGGCCGGTACCGGCAGCGCTGGGGCAGGAAGAGCAGCTTGAGCAGCGGGTGGGTGTAGAGCCAGAGCCCGCGGCGGGCCAGGCTCAGCACCCGCACCCGGTGCTCCAGGATGTGCAGGTCCATGGCGGCCGCGCCGCCCCAGgacccgccgccgccgccgctaTAAGGCCGGACACGGGACCGCCCCGGGACCGGCCCAGGACCGCCCCGCATCGCCCCGGGACCGCCCCGCATCGCGGCGGAACCGCTCCGGAACCGCCCCGCGTGTCTTCGTCAACGCCCTGTCACCGCCCTCATCGCCCAGGGACCGACCCGGGAACGCCCCGCATCTCGCTGGGACCGCCCTGTGAGCGCCCGCCTGGCCCCGGGACCGCTCCGCATCGCTTCGGGCCCCGAGCCGGCACCGTCCCGGGACAACCCCGGCACCGTCCCGGGACAAccccggcaccgccccgggACAACCCCGGCACCGTCCCGGGACAAccccggcaccgccccgggACAACCCCGGCACCGTCCCGGGACAACCCCGGCACCGCGGAAAAGTCAACGACCCGGGCCCGGCGCTCCGGGAGCAGCCTCAGGTCCGAGCCCCGGGATGCCCGCACTGGAGCCCCGGGGTAGCCGCACCGGAGCCTCGGAACCAGCCCCAGTACAGAGCTCCATGGGGCCCAAAGCAGCCCAGATTCAGCGCCCCgtggtgcctggagcagctccagctcagagTCCCGGGTTACCCCCGAACTGCAGCCCTGGGGGTGCCCAGCCAAGGGTGACCCTCTGGGAGCCACTGCCAACCCCACCCTACCCCAGCACCCAACCGGGTCCCACACGCTCAGCCCTAACACCAGGCCTGGAAAGGGGATTCACCAAATGAGGGCCAGTGCCAGGAAAAGGGGGTTTCTGGAGGGAGGAATGGAGGTTTGGGAAGAATtcaggaggcaggagagaaaTGGCCTGGGCATCATTTTGGGATGGAAAGCTGAGCTCTGGGGTGTCATGGGATTAATTAAGGGTCCCCTGGCTCTGTTCAGCCACAAGAGCTGTGACAgtgggagagggggaaaggcCTGGCTGCTGGGATGGGAGTGCACCCCTTGGCACCCACCAGGGCCTGGCAGCCACCACTGTCACAAGCTGGGGCAGGTCTCAGCCTCCTCCCATTCCACTTCAAACGGGCAGCCCCAAGGCTGAGTGAGACAGTGGGGCTGGGCCACCCTCTGTGGtgacagagcagtgacagagcagtgacagcagcatgGCCCATCCCAGGACACTGCCCAGCACCTGCCCCCCAGGACAAGGGCAGCCAGGGGAGGTGGGACCCAGGGAAGGGTGCATGCCAGGCTCAGTGACCACTGCAGGGAAGGGTGCTCACCATGGACAGAGAACCATGGGTAGGGTCCAGGTCAGGGTACCCCCCCAGAGCTGGTACTGGTACCTTTGCCTCCTGCCACCCTCaaccccccatcccagcccaagAGAGGTGGGAGCCAGGGCTGCGCCTTTACACACTCGCTTTATTGACCCCTTTGTACAAAACTGCTTTTCCCGCTTTATTTTACAAACCCACCACCCGCCcttggggagggcagggggggcAGAGGGGACCCCACAACCAGGGAGcacctggctgctgctcacccACCCCGTCTCACCTGCGCTGGGGCCTGGGGGGGGCGGCAGTGGTGGGGTGACCCCTGGCAGGGTAAACACTCCCcctgagctgtggggagctTGGGGATggaaggggatgggatgggggggCTTTAGCCCCAAAACTCGGCATCAAATCCCGCTGCCTCTAGAGCATCCTGCCtcggtccctgtcctgccttgGAGGAATAATAAATAGGCTCAGTGAGTAGGTAAGTTGGGTACTACATATAGGGCTACAGCTTGATATATCCTCACTAGATAAGAGGGGGGCGAGGGGTCCCCCGGCTCCTCGCGTACCCCCAGTGGCCTGCGCCAGGCCTAAGTGCTCAGGaaccggggctggggctgcccggCTGGCGCAGGGTGGGGGCTACGGGAGGGACCCAGGGGGTGATGGGTCCAGGGGCTCTGGGACGGGGAGAAGGGCCTGAGGGGCAGCCCAGCCCCCCCAGTGTGGGGAGGGAGCTCGGGTGGCTCAGCCACCCCCTGCCCGGGCTCCCACCGCTCGTGGTGCCAGCACCCTGCGGGGTGGGCACCCAGCGCAGACCCACGGTGTCCCCTTTGGTCACCACACCTGGCCAAGCTCCACGGATGCCCCGAGAGGGCCACGCTGTTCTCAAGGAGCCGCACGGcccccctgtcccatccctccagctcagagcccccAGCGCCGGGTGCCAGGGGTCCCCCTCGGTGTCCTTGCGCCCGGGTCCGTGCGCAGCCCCGCTGAGCCCGGCTGCCCGGGGTGTGGGCCGGGCCCTACAAGTACGTGTCCTCGCTCTCCCGGGAGCTCAGGCTCTCCTTGGACTGGTGGTGGGGGGAGACCTGGGGGTGCAGCAGCTCCCGGGTCGTGCCGGGCGCCCCGTTGCCCTCGGCCCCGGGGCCGTTGGCAGGACTGGCCGGGCCCTTTTCCCGGCTCTTCTCCTTGCTCTTGCGGGCCTTGGGCACGGGGGCGGGCCCGGGGGAGACGATGATGGGGGGGACGGGCTCCAGCGCTTTGCGAGGGGCGGGCTCCGCCTCGCTGATGGCCTTGGCGCCGTGCAGGCGCGGGGGGGACTTGCACTGCAGCTCCCCGTGCGTCTCCCGCCACTTCTTCAGCTGGATCAGGTGCTCCCGCTCGATCTGACGCTCCGTCACCGGCAGCTCGATGACCTGTGGGGACACTTGTGCCATCAGCGACAGTGGCATCCCTCCCAGGGCAGAGGCAACGCTAACCAAGCCTTTTGGGGGCTGCTCCACCCACACAGAGACAGCCCAGTGTGGCAGCACTGGGCCCCCAGACCGTCCCCAGCACCTCACCTCCTGCACCAGGAAGGCCTCCTGCAtgattttggggctgagggCCCTCAGCCTCTCCATGGTCTCATACTGGCCCTGGCAGGATTTGAGCTTGTCCGAGGAGCCCAGGGTGTGTTTGAGCAGCACCAGGCCCACCCGGAAGATGATCTTCACTCCTGCAAGAGGAGACGTGAGGCAGTGAGTGCCAGGCAGGACAGGGTGACACTGCCACCATGTCCCTCAAATGCAGTTGGGCAGCAGATCCCAGTCCCACTAACAGGACATGCAAGAGGGTAAATTTGGGATGTACATGCCTCCTAACCCCCAGGAGAACAGCCCATCTGCACACCCCAGGCATGTGGctgccccaaacctgccctgctgcaggtcCCATGGCCGTGGGGAGGAGGATGCTGGGGAGCTCCTACCTTCACAGAAGAACATGTCCCAGACGCGCAGGACGGAGCTCCAGGGCAGCGTGCGGGAGAAGGCGCACATGAACCACTCTGTCATGTACAGGATGGGGTCGATCTTCTGCTTGCTCAGGTGCTTGTAGGCCACAGGTGAGACCTTGTGCAGCAGTGAGAAGAGGATCTGTCCGTCCAGCTGGATGGcttcctgcagggacagggaccagGATCCCAGTGAATACTCCAGCCCTGAGATCAGCCCCCAGTGCCTGGCCCCGGCATGGGCAGCCAATCCTCTACACCTGAtaggagagcagagctgtgtcccaTGGATACTCCACTGAGACCCCCATCCCTGAATGTGGAATGCTTCTGGGAACCACAGCACAACAGGGAGACTGTGGGAATACCCAGTACCTCCCCACACCCCTTCTTTACCCATGGTGAGGAGCTGCACAGGTTTTTGGCCTGGAGATACATaaacatggaatggtttgggttggaatggaccttaaaacTCACCTCATTCCACTCCATTGCCATATGGcaccttccattatcccaggttgctccaagccctgtctaatttggcctggaacacttccagggatagggtGGCCACaactgctctgggcacctgtgccagggcctccccgccctcccagggaacaattccttcccagtatcccatccagccctgccctctggcagtgggaagccattccctgtgtcctgtccctccatctcttgtcccaagtccctctccagctctcctggagcccctttgggcactggaaggggccCTGAGGTCTCTCTGAAGCCTTCtgttctccaggtgagcacccccagctctcccagcctggctccagagcagaggggctccagcccttggagcagctccatggttTCCTCTGGatgggctccagcagctccacatccttctGATGTTGGGAACCCCAGGGCtagggcagctctgcaggtgggatctcacctgggcagggcacaggggcagaatcccccctcccctgctgcccatgcaGGACACACAGCCAGGGCATGGCCATTCCTCACCAACCAGCATCCCTGAgtccttctccccagggctgttCTTGATCCCTTCATCCCCTGCCCAGATTGATCCTTGCACCCCAAACCAGGCGCAGCACCTTGCAGGTCCCTGCCACTGCTGAAAGCACCATGAGCCCTTTACTCACCAGTTTCTCGCTGTAGTAGCCAGGGAGGTACTTCTCACAGATCTGCACCAGGCACCAGAACGCTTGCTGCAAGCCAAGGGACAGAGGGTGAGAACCCAGAGGACCTCCCTGTGgacccctccctgctcccagggaccACGGGAGAGGGTGGGAAGCAGCAAAGCATCCCTGGGGCACTTTGGGTTGCCCTGAGCCAGGCACCCACTCATCAGCACCCCCCAAAGGGCCCCACACCCTCCAGGAggtcccagctctgtcccctgaGCCGCGTGCCCGTACCTCGGCCGGCATGTGCATGAGCAGGACGGCGGCGATGGGCGCCTGGGCCTGGCAGTACCCCTCCTCCGGGCGGTACAGCGTGTACGCCTTCAGCACCCGGAACAGGTCCTGCTGCCTGCGGACACACCGGCATGCACACACACGGCACACAGCTCCCCCGTGCATCCCACGCACCAGCCTGGGTCACTGCCCCCCTGGGATCCCCTTTCCACACAAACCCTGGCAAGTGCTGCCCACAGATCCTGCCTGGATCTGGGATTTGAGGTATGGAGACAACCACGTGGCCCAGAGCGAGCCACAGACAGGCAGGGGAcccagctgcaggcacaggggcACAGATGCTCCCCAACACATTGGGAGCAGCATTTTCCTGGTGAAACGGAGGCCACGGGCTGCCACCTCCTCCCTCTGCCCTCCTGTCATGGCAATTCCCACCCACTGGGTGTCAGAGCTGGTCTGAGCCATCCTGTTTTCAGTCACTGGATGTCCTGTGACTGTGGGAGTATAGGGAATGTTGGAGGAATGgggaggacactggggacagaaGTGTGGCTCCATGAGCTGGGACAGACAGTGCCCACCCCATCCATGGCTGCTGAGGGCTGGACACACAATAGTAGCTCCACATACCCATGGCCTCCACGTGAGACAAACATCTCATGGAAGGGGAACTGCCGATGGAGATCCCGCTCGATCACATCCAGCCACTTGGGATCTCCTGTGAGGAGGTCCAGTTCCTGGGGAGGGGATGATTGGGGTAAGCAACACCCTTGACTCCCCCCCAAAGATGTCTGAGATCCCAACACACATCCAAGCCcaagcaggagcagccccagcactgccccctCCCTGGTggtgcaggagggtccctggcAGGACTCACATCAAACTTGCCCATGTTCTGCTCCAGTTTGACCTTGCTCCCAGAGAGGTACTGCCAGGCACGGCCCCGCAGCGAGGGCGGGATCCCCTTCTGGCACCGCAGCCGGATCTGCGGGAGAGACAAAGCTGTCACGGGAAAATCACGGAGCACTGGGAAACAAAGAGACTCCTGGGGCAAGGTGGGAGCCAGGCCAGCACCACGGCCACAGGCTGGGtcccctgctgcttcccaaacAA includes these proteins:
- the CASTOR1 gene encoding cytosolic arginine sensor for mTORC1 subunit 1 — protein: MRGGPGAMRGGPGPVPGRSRVRPYSGGGGGSWGGAAAMDLHILEHRVRVLSLARRGLWLYTHPLLKLLFLPQRCRCKFFSLTETPEDYTVMLDEEGFKELPPSEFMQVADSTWLVLSVVSNGREAPGCQATGVTKIARSVIAPLAEHHVSVLMLSTYQTDFILVRERDLPVVIHTLAGEFDIYREESGECVPVTCDDVSNGFLKPKPPASPTLHPVQSPQTRFCVLTVAPDTLPAIATMLIDVLFYSHSPPWDAATSSQDLDSITFFSFSLIEGYISIVMDAETQKRFPSDLLLTSSTGELWRMVRIGGQPLGFDECGIVAQIAEPLAAADISAYYISTFNFDHALVPEEGIAEVIQLLQQRQESGR
- the TBC1D10A gene encoding TBC1 domain family member 10A is translated as MAKSRGGGGPSSPGGRSLAGTRESLADPGGDELSSLGSDSEINGGGPEERRVDKFGFIVGSRGAEGTLEEVPLEVLRQRESKWLDMLNNWDKWMAKKHKKIRLRCQKGIPPSLRGRAWQYLSGSKVKLEQNMGKFDELDLLTGDPKWLDVIERDLHRQFPFHEMFVSRGGHGQQDLFRVLKAYTLYRPEEGYCQAQAPIAAVLLMHMPAEQAFWCLVQICEKYLPGYYSEKLEAIQLDGQILFSLLHKVSPVAYKHLSKQKIDPILYMTEWFMCAFSRTLPWSSVLRVWDMFFCEGVKIIFRVGLVLLKHTLGSSDKLKSCQGQYETMERLRALSPKIMQEAFLVQEVIELPVTERQIEREHLIQLKKWRETHGELQCKSPPRLHGAKAISEAEPAPRKALEPVPPIIVSPGPAPVPKARKSKEKSREKGPASPANGPGAEGNGAPGTTRELLHPQVSPHHQSKESLSSRESEDTYL